The Anolis carolinensis isolate JA03-04 chromosome 2, rAnoCar3.1.pri, whole genome shotgun sequence genome has a window encoding:
- the LOC100557674 gene encoding homeobox protein NANOG, translated as MGLKAPATLDVLSSFPPWARGGCDGPCGEWHPGSRGSLLEGPRPSSALPPAPGSPREAPSLRGAPPPEADSGIKGPQGPSPPSGMGFDDYYVYPSGQRDAAAHYPEGFPARESLGGGEEEEEKEPRSQPDDSPQSYSSGTHTFYTPDSATSPNGPPSPQSTSQKLNGENNKGKKVKTRAAFSQKQLQILHHRFQNQKYLSPQQIRELAAALDLTYKQIKTWFQNQRMKFKRTQKESLWLRKGMCPPQNGFLQMNPNYHQGYGVGESRNIHALAGLHENFTSNQFYANNQNYTSDHQIYGNPQNLYPIANSEDGSFFGKATGASFNQQAVAYNGQQAVGYISQQKINFFHGFPTNMEYATVKTEDGYPFPNMSTTEAGSFPSSSGFQIYQLPLQTQGAQSNC; from the exons ATGGGACTGAAGGCTCCTGCAACACTCGACGTTCTTTCCTCTTTCCCACCGTGGGCACGAGGTGGGTGCGATGGTCCTTGTGGTGAGTGGCATCCCGGCTCGAGGGGCTCCCTTCTCGAGGGCCCCCGCCCCTCCTCGGCCCTGCCTCCAGCCCCGGGGTCTCCTCGGGAGGCGCCCTCCCTCCGCGGAGCCCCACCCCCGGAGGCCGACTCGGGCATAAAGGGACCCCAGGGGCCCTCCCCGCCGTCAGGGATGGGCTTCGACGACTACTACGTCTACCCTTCGGGGCAGAGGGACGCGGCGGCCCATTACCCCGAGGGCTTCCCCGCTCGGGAGTCTCTGGgaggcggcgaggaggaggaggagaaggagccccGCAGCCAGCCAG ATGATTCTCCACAGTCCTACAGTTCTGGCACCCACACTTTTTACACTCCGGACTCTGCCACCAGTCCCAATGGTCCCCCTTCCCCACAGTCAACTTCTCAGAAGCTCAATGGGGAAAACAACAAAGGGAAAAAGGTCAAGACCCGGGCAGCATTCTCTCAAAAGCAGCTCCAGATCCTCCACCACAGATTCCAGAACCAGAAATACCTCAGTCCACAGCAGATCCGAGAATTGGCCGCAGCCTTGGACCTCACCTACAAGCAG ATAAAAACGTGGTTTCAGAATCAACGGATGAAGTTTAAACGAACCCAGAAGGAAAGTCTGTGGTTGAGAAAAGGAATGTGCCCACCTCAG AATGGTTTCCTGCAGATGAATCCTAATTATCACCAAGGTTATGGTGTTGGTGAATCAAGAAACATCCATGCCTTGGCTGGCTTGCATGAGAACTTTACAAGCAACCAGTTCTACGCCAATAACCAAAACTACACCAGCGACCACCAGATCTATGGTAACCCCCAGAACCTTTATCCGATTGCAAATAGTGAAGATGGGAGCTTTTTTGGGAAAGCTACCGGAGCATCTTTCAACCAACAGGCAGTGGCCTATAATGGGCAACAGGCAGTGGGCTACATCAGTCAACAAAAGATTAACTTTTTTCATGGCTTCCCTACAAACATGGAATATGCTACTGTGAAGACTGAAGATGGCTATCCTTTCCCAAATATGTCCACCACCGAGGCAGGATCATTTCCAAGCAGCTCTGGCTTCCAGATCTACCAGTTACCATTGCAAACTCAAGGAGCGCAGAGCAACTGTTAA